A DNA window from Brassica napus cultivar Da-Ae chromosome A4, Da-Ae, whole genome shotgun sequence contains the following coding sequences:
- the LOC106450550 gene encoding glutaredoxin — MAMKKAKEIVSSNAVVVFSKSYCPYCVKVKDLLKKLGAKFIAVELDKESDGAQVQSALAEWTGQRTVPNVFIGEKHIGGCDSVTNLHRGGKLVPLLTVSKPSSKIRSSITKARQGDNMPTEVEGPSRARKTSHTELTRSKQKHKGGRDIKYDFKDT, encoded by the exons ATGGCGATGAAGAAGGCTAAAGAGATCGTTTCCAGCAATGCCGTCGTTGTTTTCAG CAAGTCGTATTGCCCATACTGTGTGAAAGTGAAAGATCTTTTGAAGAAACTGGGAGCTAAATTCATCGCAGTTGAGCTCGACAAAGAAA GTGATGGTGCACAAGTTCAATCAGCTCTTGCAGAATGGACAGGACAACGCACCGTTCCCAATGTATTCATAGGTGAAAAACACATCGGTGGCTGCGATT cggtAACCAACTTGCACAGAGGCGGTAAGTTGGTTCCTCTGTTAACTGTGTCCAAACCAAGTTCAAAAATCCGGTCCAGTATCACAAAAGCCCGACAAGGAGATAATATGCCCACGGAAGTTGAAGGTCCGTCCCGAGCTAGGAAGACAAGCCACACTGAACTGACACGGTCAAAGCAAAAACATAAAGGAGGTCGGGAcattaaatatgattttaaagaCACTTGA
- the LOC106420782 gene encoding cystinosin homolog, whose amino-acid sequence MASWNSIPLEILYEIVGWITFASWSISFYPQLLLNFKRKSVVGLNFDFALLNFTKHSSYMIYNVCLYFSPFIQKQYFDLYGDKEMIPVAANDVAFSIHAVCMTAFTLFQICIYERGTQKVSRCATGLVILVWGFGATCFFIALPTHSWLWLITLFNSIQVCMTCVKYIPQAKMNFTRKSTVGWSIENILLDFTGGVSNYLQMVVQSIDQGSWVNFYGNIGKTLLSLVTIFFDLIFMFQHYVLYPPKKPSKCLEESNEPLIDPSHESI is encoded by the exons ATGGCTTCGTGGAATTCGATCCCCCTAGAAATCTTGTACGAGATCGTCGGATGGATCACGTTTGCTTCCTGGTCCATTAGCTTCTACCCTCAGCTCCTTTTGAATTTCAAAAGGAAAAG TGTTGTTGGATTGAACTTCGACTTTGCTCTTTTGAATTTCACAAAGCACTCATCGTATATGATCTACAACGTCTGCCTCTACTTTAGCCCCTTTATTCAGAAACAGTACTTTGACCTTTATGGAGACAAagag ATGATACCTGTGGCTGCAAATGATGTTGCATTCTCAATCCATGCTGTCTGTATGACAGCTTTTACCCTCTTCCAGATCTGTATCTACGAA CGCGGAACTCAAAAAGTATCAAGATGTGCTACAGGTCTTGTCATCCTTGTCTGGGGATTTGGAGCTACTTGTTTCTTCATTGCTTTGCCTACACATTCTTGGCTCTGGCTCATTACCCTCTTCAA CTCGATTCAGGTATGCATGACATGCGTCAAGTACATTCCACAG GCGAAGATGAACTTTACTAGGAAGAGCACAGTCGGGTGGAGCATTGAGAATATTCTTCTCGATTTTACTGGAGGAGTCTCTAATTATCTCCAAATGGTTGTTCAATCGATTGACCAAG GTTCGTGGGTGAATTTCTATGGGAACATTGGGAAGACTCTTCTCTCACTC GTCACGATATTTTTCGATCTCATTTTCATGTTTCAACACTATGTGTTGTACCCTCCGAAGAAACCCTCAAAATGTCTTGAGGAATCGAACGAGCCTCTCATAGATCCTTCTCATGAATCTATTTAG
- the LOC106385769 gene encoding putative F-box/kelch-repeat protein At4g39600: MNKKRSTNRGLLKLHHRLIILLLWCISQNREFDQRLIILLLMPPSSTANLYRRILLLVKKKNNKKKKLSPELPQTPQQSTPISSLPDDLLLTCFARISRSYYPTLSLVSKRFRSLLSSPELYETRSLIGRTESCLYLCLRFPPDPNTRWFTLCRKPDKTLANKKKSSGNLLVPVSVLNAPPVDWTTLVAVGPYIYAICGHVEKAPCSNVPFLDCRTHTWLEAPSLRLAYTDSEHDGKMYLAGIGENPSSLNCIEVFNTKTRTWKPVPPGKRELHGKNMEGKMIVASVNKTSGEKGLAFKPKERTGELLGSNTDWDSPCMIENIAYYYRACSGEFEWFDTKNDNVFGKLQGLEGLPEFAGYSCVKLVEHGGKMLVLWDMYAPARGFREEIIWCAEIKLERRSCEEIRGEVEWFDAVLKVPKSYEFMYAISCTV, translated from the coding sequence ATGAACAAGAAAAGATCAACAAATCGAGGCCTATTAAAACTCCATCACCGGCTAATCATATTACTTCTGTGGTGTATCTCTCAAAACAGAGAATTTGATCAACGGCTAATCATATTACTTCTAATGCCTCCGTCTTCAACGGCTAATTTGTACCGACGAATCTTACTGCTAgttaagaagaagaacaacaagaagaagaagctgtcccctGAACTCCCACAGACACCGCAGCAGTCGACACCGATTTCGTCGCTTCCTGATGACTTGCTATTGACTTGCTTCGCACGCATCTCTAGATCATACTACCCAACTCTCTCCCTCGTCTCCAAAAGATTTCGATCTCTCCTTTCTTCGCCTGAGCTTTACGAGACCCGATCCCTCATTGGCCGCACCGAGAGTTGCCTCTATCTCTGCTTACGGTTCCCTCCTGACCCCAACACGCGCTGGTTCACTCTCTGTCGGAAGCCTGACAAAACCCTAGCCAACAAGAAGAAGTCAAGTGGCAATCTTTTGGTTCCAGTCTCAGTTCTTAACGCTCCTCCTGTCGATTGGACAACTCTCGTCGCGGTCGGTCCTTACATCTACGCCATCTGCGGACACGTTGAAAAGGCTCCCTGCTCTAACGTCCCGTTCCTTGACTGTCGAACTCACACTTGGCTCGAAGCTCCAAGCTTGCGGCTTGCATACACTGATAGTGAACATGACGGTAAGATGTATTTAGCAGGAATCGGTGAGAATCCAAGTTCTTTGAACTGTATTGAAGTGTTCAACACGAAGACAAGAACTTGGAAGCCCGTGCCGCCCGGAAAACGTGAGCTACACGGTAAGAATATGGAAGGAAAAATGATCGTAGCGAGCGTCAATAAAACTAGTGGTGAGAAGGGTTTGGCTTTTAAGCCAAAGGAAAGGACAGGGGAGTTGCTAGGATCGAATACAGATTGGGATTCTCCTTGTATGATAGAGAACATAGCCTACTATTATAGGGCTTGCAGTGGTGAGTTTGAATGGTTTGACACCAAGAATGATAATGTTTTTGGGAAATTACAAGGTTTAGAAGGGCTACCGGAGTTTGCAGGTTACAGTTGTGTCAAATTGGTGGAACACGGTGGAAAGATGTTGGTTTTGTGGGACATGTATGCCCCTGCAAGGGGGTTTAGGGAGGAGATTATTTGGTGTGCAGAGATTAAGCTTGAACGGCGCAGCTGTGAAGAGATTCGGGGGGAAGTCGAGTGGTTTGATGCTGTTCTTAAAGTGCCTAAGTCTTACGAATTTATGTATGCTATCTCTTGTACTGTTTGA